From Bacillus sp. FSL K6-3431, the proteins below share one genomic window:
- a CDS encoding LysM peptidoglycan-binding and 3D domain-containing protein, whose product MRKTLIAFAAVATFTGIVAGGASATTYEVQPGDSLWSISQDQGSSVGHIQTLNELTSELILPGQKLVVSENKESEKYTVVEGDTLWGISVAYGTTVGDIVQLNQLKSDLIHPGDTLIVQKGAGSNNSAKAQPDSTLNSNPQEEVSTQPKAEATQAKAEATQPPAETSVKGKELTVSATAYTASCEGCSGVTATGQDLRANPDQKVIAVDPTIIPLGSKVEVEGYGVAIAGDVGGAIKGNKIDIFIPSKSDAINYGVQTVKIKVLN is encoded by the coding sequence ATGAGAAAAACTCTAATTGCTTTTGCAGCGGTAGCAACTTTTACAGGTATTGTAGCTGGAGGAGCATCCGCAACTACATATGAAGTCCAACCTGGTGACTCATTGTGGAGCATATCGCAAGATCAAGGCTCAAGTGTTGGTCACATACAAACATTAAATGAGCTTACATCAGAATTGATACTTCCTGGACAAAAGCTAGTCGTTAGCGAAAATAAGGAAAGCGAAAAATATACGGTGGTAGAAGGAGATACACTGTGGGGTATTTCGGTAGCTTATGGTACTACAGTAGGGGATATCGTACAATTGAATCAGCTAAAGTCAGATTTAATTCACCCTGGTGATACATTGATTGTTCAAAAGGGTGCAGGAAGCAATAATAGTGCTAAAGCGCAACCTGATAGTACATTGAATTCTAATCCACAAGAGGAAGTATCAACACAACCAAAGGCGGAAGCAACTCAAGCAAAGGCAGAAGCAACCCAACCACCTGCTGAAACATCAGTTAAGGGAAAAGAATTGACTGTAAGTGCTACAGCATACACGGCATCCTGTGAAGGGTGTTCAGGAGTAACAGCGACTGGTCAAGACCTTCGCGCTAACCCCGATCAAAAAGTAATTGCTGTGGATCCTACGATTATTCCGCTCGGATCAAAAGTAGAAGTAGAGGGATATGGTGTAGCCATCGCAGGTGACGTAGGTGGAGCCATTAAAGGGAATAAGATAGATATATTCATACCATCGAAATCTGATGCAATAAACTACGGTGTACAGACTGTAAAAATAAAAGTTTTAAATTAA
- a CDS encoding MFS transporter: MQGIKQLNARLWTKSFTMIVIANLFVFMSFQMLIPTLPPYVKSLGASGFEIGLITAMFSIGAVIIRPFIGYLLEFSARKYLVLFGAAALLIMTIIYPLTQIVMLLMLIRMAHGVMWGWSTTVNGTAAVDVVPNSRLGEGMGYFGLSMTIGMIIAPSLGIYIYQNYNFSVIIVISAILGTIAFILLSLIEYKTPEDVKKLTRKDVKFSFFGSLIEKSSWYPAFVTLLATFGYGTIVTFIVIFAEERDIKQIFLFYLVNAVMATIIRPITGRWFDRNGPKGLVIYCSLFTFIAMWVLSYSTTWVGIVISGIFFGAGYGSLIPALQAWVLAKTPRLRRGVANGMFYSAIDLGIGLSGLIFGGIANFVGIDHLFRISSCFFLIVIIFTIRASKESIGIAQNNNG, from the coding sequence ATGCAAGGAATAAAACAATTAAATGCACGTTTATGGACTAAATCTTTTACGATGATAGTGATCGCGAATTTATTCGTGTTTATGAGCTTTCAAATGTTGATTCCAACATTACCTCCGTATGTGAAATCATTGGGTGCATCTGGATTTGAAATTGGCCTTATTACAGCAATGTTTTCGATTGGAGCTGTGATCATCAGACCGTTTATTGGGTATTTATTAGAGTTTAGTGCTAGAAAATACCTTGTTTTATTTGGTGCCGCAGCATTATTAATAATGACTATTATTTATCCACTCACTCAGATAGTCATGCTTCTCATGCTAATCCGTATGGCGCACGGGGTGATGTGGGGCTGGTCGACAACTGTGAATGGAACAGCTGCAGTTGATGTTGTGCCTAACTCTAGGCTAGGAGAGGGCATGGGTTATTTTGGATTATCGATGACAATAGGTATGATCATCGCGCCTAGTTTAGGCATTTATATTTATCAAAACTACAACTTTTCTGTAATTATTGTTATTTCGGCTATACTCGGTACGATTGCATTTATTTTGTTATCCCTCATAGAGTATAAAACTCCTGAGGACGTGAAAAAATTGACGCGTAAGGATGTGAAGTTTTCCTTTTTTGGTTCCTTAATTGAGAAATCTAGTTGGTATCCCGCGTTCGTAACTTTATTAGCAACCTTTGGTTATGGAACAATTGTCACGTTTATCGTGATTTTTGCGGAAGAAAGAGATATCAAACAAATATTTCTTTTTTATCTAGTAAACGCAGTGATGGCTACAATCATTCGACCAATTACGGGTAGATGGTTTGATCGGAATGGTCCAAAAGGATTGGTAATATATTGCTCGTTATTTACATTCATCGCTATGTGGGTTCTTTCCTACTCTACCACTTGGGTTGGTATCGTCATTTCAGGTATTTTCTTTGGAGCGGGTTACGGTTCTTTAATCCCGGCGCTTCAAGCGTGGGTACTCGCCAAAACCCCTAGATTACGAAGAGGAGTAGCAAATGGTATGTTTTATTCTGCAATTGACCTAGGTATTGGTTTGAGTGGGTTAATTTTTGGTGGAATTGCAAATTTTGTAGGAATTGATCATTTATTTCGAATATCAAGCTGTTTTTTCCTAATCGTTATTATCTTTACTATAAGAGCTAGTAAGGAAAGTATTGGGATTGCTCAAAATAATAATGGCTAA
- a CDS encoding AraC family transcriptional regulator — protein sequence MDYEQRIQSVLRYIEEHVQDDIACETLAALAGFSKSHFFRVFVAFTGSTVMAYVRGRRLHLAAERVSQSKDKIADIAYDYGFESHDVFGRAFKRAYGITPEKCRRRRFLLPAFHAVNLAQQRKGAVTMVENNTPKVIVTKPAMKLIGIECRMEEGLASPDLWKQYFDNWKDTFGSIEHLRVEPEKDMDYALTVDRDESGFTYFIGIEVTSVDHVPPGTVARIISKTKYARFTAIGPVGESIGRTYDYIFKEWFPSSSYQTASGPIMEHYDLRCATHLGIPPELHEMDIYIPIEPVITETKEIIELQPYRAAYYKAVGKKGRRWHQVKKEAFDVMITWALTQGFDRSDLRIRAYNNGGAPDEDFFYGVQMDVTGKDVSITEDPRINLMDCDGGLYVVTPALHRMLEPTGKAFCKWFEQQETYIRTGKGFEEFIIRDGKVSLDTLIRIHFGTKRVLESE from the coding sequence ATGGATTATGAGCAAAGAATTCAATCTGTACTTCGTTATATTGAGGAGCATGTGCAGGATGACATTGCGTGTGAGACGCTTGCAGCGTTGGCTGGCTTCTCCAAATCACATTTTTTTCGCGTATTTGTGGCGTTTACAGGCTCTACGGTCATGGCGTATGTAAGAGGCCGCAGACTGCATCTGGCTGCCGAACGGGTTAGCCAAAGCAAGGACAAAATCGCCGACATCGCATATGATTACGGCTTTGAGTCCCATGACGTTTTCGGAAGAGCTTTCAAACGCGCGTATGGCATAACGCCAGAAAAATGTCGGAGGAGACGGTTCCTCCTGCCCGCATTCCACGCTGTTAATCTCGCACAGCAGAGAAAAGGAGCCGTAACGATGGTAGAAAATAATACTCCTAAAGTAATTGTAACGAAACCAGCTATGAAATTGATTGGCATCGAATGCCGAATGGAAGAAGGTTTGGCATCGCCTGATTTATGGAAGCAATATTTCGATAATTGGAAGGATACGTTCGGCAGCATCGAACATCTACGGGTAGAGCCGGAAAAAGACATGGATTATGCATTGACAGTAGATCGTGACGAAAGCGGATTCACTTATTTTATCGGAATCGAAGTGACAAGTGTAGACCACGTGCCCCCCGGGACAGTAGCACGGATCATATCAAAAACGAAGTATGCAAGGTTTACGGCAATTGGACCGGTCGGGGAGTCAATTGGGCGGACGTATGACTATATTTTCAAGGAGTGGTTTCCAAGCTCGTCGTATCAAACAGCTTCAGGTCCGATCATGGAACATTATGACTTGCGTTGCGCTACCCACCTCGGTATACCGCCGGAGCTGCACGAAATGGATATCTACATTCCAATTGAACCGGTCATTACGGAAACCAAAGAGATTATTGAACTGCAACCGTACCGGGCAGCTTATTACAAAGCTGTTGGCAAAAAGGGTAGGAGATGGCATCAGGTAAAGAAAGAAGCATTTGACGTCATGATCACCTGGGCATTAACGCAAGGATTTGACCGCTCCGATTTGCGGATTCGGGCGTATAACAACGGCGGTGCACCGGACGAGGACTTCTTTTACGGGGTTCAAATGGACGTTACAGGGAAAGATGTGTCGATAACAGAGGATCCACGGATCAACCTGATGGATTGCGACGGAGGATTGTACGTCGTCACGCCTGCGCTTCATCGTATGCTGGAGCCGACAGGAAAAGCATTTTGTAAATGGTTTGAACAGCAGGAGACGTATATCAGGACTGGAAAAGGATTCGAGGAGTTCATCATCCGGGATGGTAAAGTGAGTCTAGATACTCTCATTCGGATCCATTTTGGCACTAAGAGAGTGTTGGAATCGGAATAA
- a CDS encoding GNAT family N-acetyltransferase yields the protein MRENLYLTKPSVDLEGEYLSFYKEWLDSGENMIPWVIEKDPSNFEKMVQFLIDNEKGVNLPEGWVPDSTYWLLNNDRRIIGVVNIRHQLSEFLLNSGGHIGYGIRPSERRKGFATKLLSLSLEKSKDLGINKVLVVCDKTNIGSFKVITKNGGNPDSDFIEENGNIVKRFWIE from the coding sequence ATGCGGGAAAATCTATATTTAACAAAACCATCAGTAGATTTAGAGGGGGAATATCTCTCATTTTATAAAGAATGGTTAGATAGTGGGGAGAATATGATACCTTGGGTTATAGAAAAAGACCCATCAAACTTTGAGAAGATGGTTCAGTTTTTAATAGATAACGAAAAGGGTGTAAATCTCCCAGAAGGATGGGTACCTGATTCGACTTATTGGTTACTAAACAATGATAGAAGAATAATTGGGGTTGTAAATATACGTCATCAATTATCAGAGTTTTTATTGAATAGTGGTGGGCATATTGGCTATGGTATTCGGCCTTCTGAAAGACGAAAAGGTTTTGCCACTAAACTCTTGTCTTTATCTCTTGAAAAATCTAAAGATTTAGGCATTAATAAGGTTCTGGTTGTATGCGATAAAACTAATATAGGTTCGTTTAAAGTTATTACTAAAAATGGCGGAAATCCCGATTCGGACTTTATAGAGGAAAATGGAAACATTGTAAAAAGATTTTGGATAGAATGA
- a CDS encoding DUF4190 domain-containing protein, producing the protein MEKTNSKSVAALTLGVLSLIIPFIGLILGVIGIVLSSKSITEIDNSNEIGRGLAISGKVCSIVGICLQIIMILFVILSFVLFNTTTFELQ; encoded by the coding sequence ATGGAGAAAACAAATAGTAAGTCTGTTGCTGCATTAACATTAGGGGTACTTTCATTAATTATACCTTTTATCGGTTTAATTCTCGGGGTAATTGGAATAGTTCTATCATCTAAAAGTATTACGGAAATTGATAATTCAAATGAAATTGGTAGGGGTTTAGCTATCTCTGGTAAGGTTTGTAGCATTGTAGGTATATGTCTTCAAATTATTATGATTTTATTCGTTATTTTATCATTTGTATTATTTAATACTACCACCTTTGAGTTGCAATAA
- a CDS encoding nucleotidyltransferase family protein: MMEILESAKSLNLPDWWICAGFIRSKVWDVLHDFSERTTIPDIDVIYFDSTNIDKLEEKKIEKKLKSLIPNIPWSVKNEARMHVKSNMPPYSSSVDAISKFPETATALGVKLDENDNVILTAPCGISDVINLEVKPTPYFKETKERVEIYEDRITKKNWKSTWNKIKVNHIKIHY; encoded by the coding sequence ATGATGGAAATTTTAGAATCTGCCAAATCATTGAATTTGCCTGATTGGTGGATATGTGCTGGATTTATCCGATCAAAGGTCTGGGATGTGTTACACGATTTTAGCGAAAGAACAACTATTCCAGATATTGATGTGATCTATTTTGATTCAACAAATATTGACAAATTAGAAGAAAAGAAAATCGAAAAAAAACTAAAATCCCTTATACCCAATATCCCTTGGTCGGTAAAGAATGAAGCGAGAATGCATGTTAAAAGTAATATGCCTCCTTATTCTTCGTCTGTTGATGCTATATCGAAGTTTCCAGAAACAGCAACAGCTTTAGGAGTAAAGTTAGATGAAAATGACAATGTAATATTAACAGCCCCTTGTGGAATTAGTGATGTAATTAATTTAGAGGTAAAACCAACACCTTATTTTAAAGAGACTAAAGAGCGAGTGGAAATTTACGAAGATCGCATAACAAAAAAGAATTGGAAATCAACTTGGAATAAGATAAAAGTTAACCACATTAAAATCCATTATTAA
- a CDS encoding NUDIX hydrolase, producing MENEQLNIFDEYRNQIGVATRADVHRLGYWHEGFHCWFISKEKRADYLYLQLRSDTKKDYPNLLDITAAGHLLDNETVQDGVREIKEEVGIDVSFQELIPLGIIDYCVIKEDFIDKELANVFLYKSEKSFDDFTLQKEEVAGIVKVEFNHFVELWFGERETVRIRGFKIKQNGNKTLIDENVGRDKFVPHQLKFYKTVIQKIKEKI from the coding sequence ATGGAAAATGAACAATTAAATATTTTTGATGAATACAGAAATCAAATAGGTGTTGCTACTCGTGCAGATGTACATAGACTTGGATATTGGCACGAAGGTTTTCACTGTTGGTTTATTAGTAAAGAAAAGAGGGCTGATTATCTTTATTTACAACTCCGTAGTGATACAAAAAAGGACTATCCAAATCTTTTGGATATTACGGCTGCTGGGCATTTACTGGATAATGAGACTGTTCAAGATGGTGTAAGAGAAATTAAGGAAGAAGTTGGGATTGATGTTTCCTTTCAGGAATTAATACCGTTAGGAATAATAGATTACTGTGTAATAAAAGAAGATTTTATAGATAAGGAATTAGCAAACGTATTTTTGTATAAAAGTGAAAAATCTTTTGATGACTTTACTCTTCAAAAAGAAGAAGTTGCAGGCATTGTGAAAGTTGAATTTAACCATTTTGTTGAACTCTGGTTCGGTGAAAGAGAAACAGTAAGGATAAGAGGATTTAAAATAAAACAAAATGGCAATAAAACTTTAATTGATGAAAATGTAGGGAGGGATAAATTTGTACCTCATCAATTAAAATTTTATAAGACTGTTATTCAAAAAATTAAAGAAAAGATTTAA
- the pgsA gene encoding CDP-diacylglycerol--glycerol-3-phosphate 3-phosphatidyltransferase yields MNLPNKITITRIFFIPIFLIFLLAPIPLGEVQIKGIDIPIAHFIAAILFIIASITDGLDGYYARKYNLITDLGKFLDPLADKLLVAAALIALVELQIAPGWIAVIILSREFAVTGLRLIAVQEGIVIAASNIAKWKTRIQIISISALLLHNYPFMYIGIPFDILSLWIAMFITLYSGWDYFVKNKHIFLKSI; encoded by the coding sequence ATGAACTTACCAAATAAGATAACGATAACTAGGATATTTTTTATTCCTATATTCCTAATTTTTTTGTTAGCTCCAATTCCTTTAGGAGAGGTACAAATAAAAGGAATAGATATTCCCATAGCACATTTTATTGCAGCAATACTTTTTATTATTGCGTCAATAACTGATGGATTAGATGGATACTACGCCCGGAAATATAATTTAATTACAGACTTAGGTAAGTTTTTGGACCCATTAGCGGACAAGCTATTAGTAGCCGCAGCATTAATAGCTCTAGTGGAGCTACAAATAGCACCAGGTTGGATTGCTGTCATTATTTTAAGTAGGGAGTTTGCAGTTACAGGACTTAGACTGATTGCAGTTCAAGAAGGAATAGTAATAGCTGCGAGTAACATTGCAAAATGGAAAACTCGAATTCAAATAATTTCTATCTCAGCCTTACTCCTGCATAATTATCCTTTTATGTATATTGGTATTCCTTTTGATATTTTATCTTTATGGATAGCAATGTTTATTACGCTATATTCGGGATGGGATTACTTCGTTAAAAATAAACATATTTTTCTTAAAAGTATTTAG
- a CDS encoding N-acetylmuramoyl-L-alanine amidase: protein MVAIIQQLVSSRTITSGEGNPCNFITIHETGNYDKGVGAQRHADLQTNGFTASWQYQVDDKEIIQSYPDSVRCWHAGDGGGKGNMESIGIEICVNPDSDFKKAVANAADLVKHLMKKHNIPLTNVVQHNRWSGKNCPTNLRNGSKGINWLGFMKLIELKQPVENKPVGVTPPKSESGPVQNKPSAGKPSTPNTGHGIVDWMNINKMDSSYSNRAKLAKKYDIENYSGSADQNTELLNILKGRGVVNKPVDKSVTKPVQKKNTVHLPKSAKTWRTYKTNVQPVKANSDWSLTPSAFGGLTYDIVGRPYADVVTINTSRGKRNIYVGKDTCAVIK from the coding sequence ATGGTAGCAATCATACAGCAATTAGTATCAAGTCGAACAATCACATCAGGTGAGGGTAATCCCTGCAATTTCATTACAATTCACGAAACAGGAAATTATGATAAAGGCGTTGGCGCTCAAAGGCATGCCGATCTACAGACTAATGGATTCACTGCATCTTGGCAGTATCAGGTCGATGATAAAGAGATTATACAATCATATCCGGATAGCGTACGCTGCTGGCATGCAGGGGATGGCGGCGGCAAAGGGAATATGGAATCCATAGGTATCGAAATTTGCGTTAATCCAGATAGTGACTTTAAGAAGGCAGTTGCGAATGCAGCAGATCTTGTTAAACACTTAATGAAAAAGCATAACATCCCACTTACTAATGTTGTACAGCACAATCGATGGAGCGGAAAAAATTGTCCTACAAATTTACGTAATGGATCGAAGGGGATTAACTGGCTAGGATTTATGAAATTAATTGAACTAAAGCAGCCGGTAGAGAATAAGCCTGTAGGCGTTACCCCACCTAAGAGCGAATCTGGTCCAGTGCAAAATAAACCATCAGCAGGAAAGCCGTCTACACCTAATACAGGTCACGGTATTGTTGATTGGATGAATATCAACAAAATGGATTCTAGCTATAGCAATCGTGCAAAACTTGCTAAAAAGTACGACATTGAGAACTACAGTGGATCTGCGGATCAAAATACGGAGTTGTTGAATATATTGAAAGGCAGGGGTGTTGTCAATAAGCCAGTGGATAAATCAGTTACAAAACCAGTACAAAAGAAAAACACTGTGCATTTGCCGAAAAGCGCTAAAACATGGCGCACATATAAAACAAATGTACAGCCCGTTAAAGCTAATAGCGATTGGAGTTTAACTCCTAGTGCATTCGGTGGCTTAACATACGATATTGTGGGTAGGCCATATGCTGATGTGGTTACGATCAATACAAGTCGTGGTAAACGAAATATTTATGTGGGTAAAGATACTTGTGCAGTGATTAAATAA
- a CDS encoding phage holin family protein, with translation MDKIYTQTGAIISGVIGAIIGPGFKFLYGDSHVVASVMTALIFFIVMDWISGTRAAKKDNTYVSKYGIDGIFRTFFVLALPAGGHLLDVVLGAPDVIFGMLAFGVLYHTLQSMTANAIRAGWGDSFPDWILTRITDWVKEELESKLKRAANRKNELEGGE, from the coding sequence ATGGATAAAATATATACACAAACAGGAGCAATTATATCGGGTGTTATTGGTGCAATTATCGGACCTGGTTTTAAATTTTTATACGGAGACAGCCACGTTGTTGCATCGGTCATGACGGCGTTGATATTTTTTATCGTGATGGATTGGATATCAGGAACGAGAGCAGCAAAGAAAGATAATACGTATGTGAGTAAATACGGTATCGACGGTATATTCCGCACATTTTTTGTTTTGGCACTACCTGCAGGTGGTCATTTATTAGATGTAGTGCTCGGTGCGCCGGATGTTATTTTTGGCATGTTGGCATTTGGCGTTTTATATCACACCTTGCAATCGATGACAGCAAATGCAATACGTGCAGGATGGGGAGATTCTTTTCCAGACTGGATACTTACAAGAATAACAGATTGGGTTAAAGAAGAATTGGAATCAAAATTGAAACGGGCGGCAAATAGGAAAAATGAGTTAGAGGGCGGCGAGTAA
- a CDS encoding ketopantoate hydroxymethyltransferase, which produces MIATDFLIDIAGQVNHSIEKVMLNGVYEIPDFTIKEVNGSSALLNYIVPFGALTTITKIELMGAQNIVISTNDVNVPITTDTVIVQSILVREGV; this is translated from the coding sequence ATGATTGCTACTGATTTTTTAATCGATATAGCCGGTCAGGTTAACCATAGTATTGAAAAAGTGATGTTAAATGGAGTCTATGAAATACCAGATTTTACTATCAAAGAAGTGAATGGATCGTCCGCATTATTGAACTATATCGTCCCGTTTGGTGCGTTGACTACTATTACAAAGATTGAGTTAATGGGGGCTCAAAACATCGTAATCTCAACAAATGATGTCAATGTCCCGATTACGACGGATACTGTGATAGTTCAATCGATATTAGTAAGGGAGGGGGTATAA
- a CDS encoding putative phage tail protein, which yields MAERIIRHLPDFYRDILDFLEIDKTETIELDLVSAAIDQIYNDQFVLSASEIAIERRERMLRIQADPSAESLDFRKKRILNRYQTKPPFTIRYLQQQLDFLVGEGKAVVIVDAQHFIFTITANIDDANVFKEVQFTVNRIKPANLIYQHNTGIEDVIELKESVKKYDLLWNYTLDGSWGLGEKPFATLGPGEVIK from the coding sequence ATGGCTGAACGTATTATACGGCACCTACCTGATTTTTACCGAGACATTTTAGACTTTTTAGAGATAGACAAAACGGAAACGATTGAACTTGATCTAGTATCAGCTGCTATTGATCAGATCTATAATGATCAATTTGTGCTTAGTGCAAGTGAGATAGCCATTGAACGTAGAGAACGAATGCTTAGAATACAGGCGGATCCATCTGCCGAAAGTTTAGACTTTCGTAAAAAAAGGATTCTTAACCGTTATCAAACAAAGCCGCCTTTTACTATTCGGTATTTACAACAACAACTCGATTTCTTGGTTGGAGAAGGAAAAGCGGTAGTCATTGTCGATGCTCAACATTTTATATTTACTATTACAGCAAATATTGATGATGCAAATGTGTTTAAAGAAGTGCAATTTACAGTAAATAGAATCAAGCCCGCAAACCTTATTTATCAACACAACACTGGTATAGAGGACGTCATTGAACTAAAAGAAAGTGTAAAAAAATACGATTTGCTTTGGAACTACACACTCGATGGGTCATGGGGGCTAGGTGAAAAACCTTTTGCGACTCTTGGTCCGGGGGAGGTAATTAAATGA
- a CDS encoding baseplate J/gp47 family protein: MFEHKTFENILQDMLDTVTADVDKREGSVIYDALAPAAMELAETYFYMDLLLQRTFADTADGEDLDKRVGEFGVIREEATFAVRIALITNDDGGLHDSVPVGSLFRLNDITYQITEMIDAGNYKVLARTAGAIGNNDFGDLIPVEPIDRLGRAELAEVLIPGADEETDEDLRDRYFEVVNEPAFGGNISDYKRKINAIDGVGGTKVFPAWQGGGTVKCTFIASDYSTPTSQLIESVQTYVDPEVNQGMGIGIAPIGHQVTITGVQGLVINVETTVTLQTGVTIGQIQSEIENVIKEYLLTLRKEWAGQGQLVVRTSQIDSRMLTIASIEDVSSTKLNGSADNITFGEEEVPNVGTVTING, translated from the coding sequence TTGTTTGAACATAAAACATTCGAAAATATTTTACAAGATATGCTAGACACCGTAACTGCAGATGTGGATAAAAGAGAAGGTTCTGTCATCTATGACGCCTTAGCTCCCGCAGCAATGGAATTGGCAGAAACTTATTTTTACATGGATTTATTACTCCAAAGAACATTTGCAGATACAGCAGATGGCGAAGACCTTGATAAGCGTGTAGGGGAATTCGGGGTCATTCGAGAAGAAGCAACCTTTGCCGTTCGAATAGCCTTGATTACTAATGATGATGGCGGTCTCCATGACAGCGTTCCAGTCGGAAGTCTCTTCCGTTTGAATGATATTACGTATCAAATTACTGAAATGATCGATGCTGGAAACTATAAAGTGCTGGCGAGAACAGCAGGGGCTATAGGGAATAATGACTTTGGTGATTTAATACCCGTTGAACCAATCGATCGTCTAGGACGTGCGGAGCTAGCTGAAGTGTTAATACCTGGTGCAGATGAAGAAACAGACGAAGATCTCAGGGACCGCTACTTCGAAGTGGTCAATGAACCAGCATTTGGTGGGAATATTTCTGATTATAAACGGAAGATAAATGCAATAGATGGTGTGGGCGGCACGAAAGTTTTCCCTGCATGGCAAGGTGGTGGCACAGTTAAGTGTACCTTTATCGCAAGTGATTACAGCACTCCTACATCTCAATTGATTGAGTCGGTTCAAACGTATGTTGATCCAGAAGTTAACCAAGGTATGGGGATTGGCATTGCTCCAATCGGTCATCAAGTAACGATAACAGGCGTGCAAGGCTTAGTTATTAATGTAGAAACAACGGTTACACTTCAAACTGGTGTGACGATCGGTCAGATACAGTCAGAGATCGAAAATGTGATCAAGGAATACTTGCTTACATTGAGAAAAGAATGGGCAGGACAAGGGCAATTAGTAGTGCGTACTTCACAAATTGATTCTCGAATGTTAACCATTGCTAGTATTGAGGATGTTTCAAGTACAAAATTAAACGGATCCGCTGACAACATCACATTCGGAGAAGAGGAAGTGCCGAATGTAGGGACGGTGACCATTAATGGCTGA
- a CDS encoding DUF2634 domain-containing protein, translating into MVLPVGDILITEDLEVIEEADLPTLTYNLDFHRGRCVGMVDGREAMEQAIFKILQTIRFAHLIYSDDYGFENMIGHEELFVRGELPRRIEESLLQDERIMSIEDMQLEFNKDEVLVTFTAITIYEDVEVLREGIPFV; encoded by the coding sequence ATGGTTCTACCAGTAGGTGACATATTAATCACGGAAGATCTGGAAGTTATTGAAGAAGCGGACCTTCCTACTTTAACGTATAACCTGGATTTTCATCGAGGAAGATGCGTAGGCATGGTAGATGGTCGAGAAGCAATGGAACAGGCAATCTTTAAAATTCTGCAAACTATACGTTTTGCCCATCTTATCTATTCCGATGATTATGGATTTGAAAATATGATTGGCCATGAAGAATTGTTTGTTCGAGGCGAGCTTCCACGAAGAATTGAAGAGTCTTTGCTTCAGGACGAACGAATCATGTCAATTGAGGATATGCAACTTGAATTTAATAAAGATGAAGTATTAGTCACGTTCACGGCGATTACGATTTACGAGGACGTGGAGGTGTTGAGGGAGGGGATTCCTTTTGTTTGA
- a CDS encoding DUF2577 domain-containing protein — protein sequence MLDLVKRAAIGANDATNPVNVLFGKVVKVKPLEVEIHQKLKLTKEFLVQSEAAKDLSNGDRVVLIRVQGGHQFVVLDKVVV from the coding sequence ATGTTGGATTTAGTAAAGAGAGCAGCCATTGGGGCAAATGATGCCACCAATCCTGTTAATGTGTTGTTCGGAAAAGTAGTTAAAGTAAAACCGTTGGAGGTTGAGATCCACCAAAAGTTGAAATTAACAAAAGAATTTTTAGTGCAGAGTGAAGCCGCAAAAGATTTATCTAATGGTGATCGTGTTGTCCTGATTAGGGTGCAAGGGGGCCATCAATTCGTAGTGCTAGATAAGGTGGTGGTTTAA